The Balearica regulorum gibbericeps isolate bBalReg1 chromosome 17, bBalReg1.pri, whole genome shotgun sequence region TTGCCTgtaataaacaaagaaaagcattcaAAGTCGCAGGAGCAGCTACCTGCCAGGATCCCCTGCCGAGCAGTCACACGGGTATCCCTGTTCCCAACGGGGTTTCAGCGCCCACGCTGTGCCCACAGCCGTGGCTCTGCAGCGGTTTTGCCGGGGGCGCCCGAGGCGCAGGCACAGCCTGTGCTCAGAGCCAGAGCAACGGGGCCTGAACGGCCCGGTCCCACCAAGCACCGGCTGCCCAGGCACGGAGCCGCACAGGCACCGCCGGACCGGCGTCAAACCCCGCCGGACACCGCcgccctcccagcccctctcagcTCAGCTCGGCACGGCCCGGTGCAGGCCGGCGGCCCCGGGAGAGGGCGCAGCCGCTCCAGCGCCCGGCCCCGACGGCCTTTCCCTGCCCAGGGATGGCGAACGAAGCCCGGCACCCCCCGCCAAGGCCTCGGAGCCCCGCGCGGCTCCGGAGAAGGCTCCCGCCTGCAGCTCCCGGGGATGCGGGAGGGGGGGCGCAGCCGCTGGGGAAGAGCCCTGGCACGGGCAGGGCACCAGCCGCCCAGCCTCAGCCTTCCCGGCACCTGCGTGGGACCCGGCCCCTCTCGGGAGCCGCGCTGTCCCAAGGCCGCCTCACAAGGCCCCGCCTGGCTCTCACAAGTCTCCCCTCATGCACTCCGTCGTTCCGCAGGCACGGCAGGACACAGCCCACTCCCGCCCTCGCTCCGCCGCCGCGCCGGCTTAACCGACCCACGCGCACCACGGCCACCTCCGaacgcccccagccccgccccctGCGCGCCGGCCGCCAGCCATTGGTCAGCGCCACTGCCCGCCCCGGGCGCTCATTGGCCAGCATCGCGGCCCTCAGGGAGGGTGCGCTCCCTTTCAGCCCAGCATGCCCCGCGCCGGCACCCGTTCCCATAGCGACAGGAACGCGCGGTGGCTGCCCACGGTCAGCGGGGACACGGCTGCAGCCTGAACGCCCGGCACCGCTGAAACAGAGGGAAGCGAACGGGAAGGACTCGGCCAAAAGGCGCCCCGGTGCTCTCTGGCAGATGGATTTAGTGTAAAGCAGTGCCCAGCTGAGCGCTCTCCATTACCTCCAAGAGGTAACAAGCTCTGAGAGAACCCGGGGAAGCAGCTTCTGAGCTCTGGTTCCTGAACACACACAGAGGACGCTGAGCTTATCTTCAGGGCTCCGCACATCTACCAGCGCAGTCCTCAGCTGCGTCAAGTCCCTGCCAGGTAGCTGTCGGGTAACCAGAGTGCCTTCGACCCAGGGCAAGGGCTCGCGGTAACTCCTACTTCCCTGTGAACCGCCGGGCTCCTCTGCGCAGCCTTGGGCCACTGACACACACCTGTGTTTAGCTCAGCGTTGAGACACCCTGCATTTGAGATTTCTTTGAAAGGTGGTTGTTCACAGGGAAACGAGCACAAgttagagaaaaatacaaaacaaccacaaaactcCTAAAAGATGGAATAcacataacatttttattagcaaagaAGGGaactttagaaagaaaataaatacaaggcctattcccccccccccccaaacccaacaaaaccaccaagCACTCCAGAAAAATCCCTGATGTTACCCCTGAAGACCAAGGTTTGCTTCTTCAGGAAGGCCGAAggcactgagctgctgctgttagtGTACAGTACAGCTCATGCAACTCTGAACAACGACCCACAGCTCTAACCAGctttaaacaaacatatttaCTCCACGCATGGGGAAGAAGGTGACGTGCTTGGTCTCATGAGACACACAGCTGCCAAATTTCCTTCCTACACTGCAGCGCCAAGTGGGACTGTATTTCTTCTCAAACTCCTGCAGAAGAGATCACTAGGAACTCAGCACAGTTCTCACCCAAAAGCTGACTACAGATTTTCTGTCATTAATGTGTCTCTTCTTAACAAGCATcacttttttgaaaaagcagctaAGCAGCAGCATATGCCTTTACATATAAGGATTGTGTTACTTACCTCTTACACCTCACCTGCTGCctagacaaaaaaagaaaaaaaaaagaaaaaaagaaaaaaagcccacagcACTTTGTAGCTAAGCAGGAATAAGCCCAGGGACTGCaattccccccctgccccaatGATATCATGTTCTCAAACTATGCCATTGAAATATCAGTTCATGTGATCATGTTCTCCCATCATACTCAGAAGCCTACCACATGTTTCAAAAGCCAAGATATACAGCTCtactaaaagcaaaacattctaGTCAGTCATTAAATACTGTCATATCCAATAGCTCTCAAATGAGAAAACTTTCCTGAGAGAGCATGCAAGCATTTCTGATCAGTTATTATGACCCCGGATAAATTATCTCTCACCACAATTTCTCAGGTTCCAACCAGGAGCCTCAAGAAAAATCCAATCCTCTGCTCTTTGCTAACACAGAATGTCGTTCttacaagtggaaaaaataaacctgctTATACGTCTGTCAGGGTGACAGGAAAGGAAGACCTCCCCAACAGAAGCAATTGTACCATTTAGTTGAATGACTTTTTCAATAGGTCTTCCACTCAGATTCATGTAATATTAAACCCTTCACTGGCACCCTTGGATTTCTTTATTCTCCTAAGATGGCAAAGCAGAAAGTGAATCAGAACTAAATCTTTTGCGAATCCATTATTATCCTTCATGCAGGTGTTCTGTGGACACCAGATAAACAGTACTCCAAGACTTCGGATTTTAGCATGGTCCAGCacataaaaggaagatgagaatACAGAAGTTGtgcagaaaattacttttccctgCACATTTTGAACCAGCTAGCCAATCTTGCACAACTGTTACAGAACTACGAACAGAACCTTAAGAGAAATTTAAACTCAATTTAAGTCAAGGACTAGGTAAAAAACAGGCATTCCCTCTGAGGAAAGTTATGGCAGGCTTTAAAGGGCTCTATCTTCCATCAGCATCTCCTATTCCACTAGACAATGAGATagtgaaaacacaaaaatagaaGGTACCATAAAACAAAAACTAGGAAAGGTACACGTGAGGCATGGGAAAAGGAACACAGGGACATCAGCCCAAAGGAAAAGTCCAATGTATTGTGTGtccacaggacttgcttttccaACCAGTGTAGCAACACCTACCCTGCTCAACTTCTGGAGTAGATAGTCTTCAACAAAGGGACATACCACACAAACATTTACCCTCTTTATAAGGGCTGCAATTTCTCTTTCAACATTATATTTCTCTATTGCCAAAATGGCACACTCCACAGCATCTTGCTGCACCTCTTCGGACATGTCCATATCCTTTATCATGGCTGTCTGATCACCCATGGATGTCTGTATTGAACAATGAAAAGCATTCAAAGTCGCAGGAGCAGCTACCTGCCAGGATCCCCTGCCGAGCAGTCACACGGGTATCCCTGTTCCCAACGGGGTTTCAGCGCCCACGCTGTGCCCACAGCCGTGGCTCTGCAGCGGTTTTGCCGGGGGCGCCCGAGGCGCAGGCACAGCCTGTGCTCAGAGCCAGAGCAACGGGGCCTGAACGGCCCGGTCCCACCAAGCACCGGCTGCCCAGGCACGGAGCCGCACAGGCACCGCCGGACCGGCGTCAAACCCCGCCGGACACCGCcgccctcccagcccctctcagcTCAGCTCGGCACGGCCCGGTGCAGGCCGGCGGCCCCGGGAGAGGGCGCAGCCGCTCCAGCGCCCGGCCCCGACGGCCTTTccctgccaaggcaagcgccCGCTGCCCGGCGTCAGCCTTTCCGCTCCCCCAGACCGGTCCGGCCCCGCTCGGAAGCCGCCCCATACACCCAGCCCGAAGCGGCCTGACGAGACCCCTCACACCGGTGGCGGGCGCCGCGGGACAGGCGCTGTGTGGAGTGGAGCGGGCGCGCGCTCCCCTCAGCGGCGGTTTAACCGACCCGCAACCACCCTCAGCCCCGACCCTCGGGTGGGAGGACGGCAGAGCCTGTCCCCCGAGAGCTTGCCCGCTCCTCTGGCCCCCGTAGCTCCGTCGCCGGCCGCTCCTCCCGCTCTTACCGCCTTCGGGCTCACGCTCCCCCACGGCGGGGCCGGCTGAGGCGGATCGCGGCTGCCTTCGCTGCCGGGCGCACCGGAGCCGCAGGGGCGGCTCTTGTCCATGGCGGAGGTCACACAGACCGAGCGCTGCAGCACCGACGACGGCGCTGGCAGACAAGCGCTGCCCCGTAATGGCGACGAGTCGCCCACAGCAGTGGCCGGGACCCGGATGGAGCCGTTCCCGGGAAGGACCCGCGGGCACGACGGGACTCGTAGGCCTCGGCCGCCGCCGAGCACGCCGGGAGCTGTAGTCCCCGCGACGCCACGGGCACCCGCACCGCCCCAGCCACCGCCCCGACCGACGGCCCGACCCCCGGCCGGGCACCGCGGGGGGCTCCGGCAGCCACGGGCAGCGGCCAGCCCCGCACAGGGCTGCGGGACCGCCGGTCCGGCCCCAgacacccaccaccaccaccgcccAGACGGCACAAAGTGGCCACAAATAACGACCCGGCGGCTGGGGCAGAGCTCGtcctttattttccaaagcCGTTCTccaagaggcagcagcagaaaaagaaacagctcacGCTTTGGGGCAGTACATCCAGCAAAACAGGAGGGGaaaattatcaaaaaaaaaaaaccaaatcgGAAGAATAAGAGAGGTTTGGAACAGAAAGAACTAAACAGTCAAGTACTTACATAGCACAATCAGTAATTGGGCAATACTGTAGATGGCTATAAAACTCTCAAAGGCAAAACTGCTCCAACTGCTCTACTAGCAAAGAAGCagccttctggaaaaaaaataaatacaaggaagacttttttggtatttttcctttttatatccACAATGTAAGATCATCTGCTATAGCATAATCCCTGCCATTGCCCTTGAAGATCAAGGTCTGCGTCCTCAGGAAGGCTGCAGTAACTAGTCAGAGGAGTCAGCACACAGTCCTGTAACCGGGTGCAAGTTTCAGTAACAGTCTGTGGTTCTAACCAGACTTGAAGAGGAGAATAGCAACTTGGCCGAGGTAGAAGTAGATGAAGTGCTTGGTCTCATGAGTCACGTAGCTGCCAAAGTTCCTTCCCACGATGCAGTGCCAAGTGGGATTGTATTTCTTGTCAAACTCCTGCAAAACAGATCACAAGAAATCAAGAACTCTTCTAAACAGGTACTCAGTTTCTGAGCAAGGCAATTAAGAGGAAGAGCAGAATCTCTTAAGTACTGGGAACAtctaatttacattttattgttCATCTGCTGCTTGGTCAGACTCTTCTAAACAGGTACTCATTTTCTAAGCAAGGCAGTTAGAGGAAGAACAGAATCTCATAAATACTGGGAACatcaaatttacattttattgttCACCTGCTGCTTggtcagacaaaaaaaatccacaaaaaaaagaaaaagccacataGCTTCCTGTCTGAGCAgtaataaattcaaaataagtGTTTTATTCAGGCAAAGCAGTCTTTCCCCACCCATAATTCGTACCACAATCTGAAACTATAGCCCTTGAGTAAAAGCTTCACCACTAGTTTTATACCCACAGAGATTAAGCCGTAACTTAGACTTCATTGTTTGTCTGCAACATGGCTGATAAAGGGACTCATGGAAAATTCTCTGCCACATGCTCTATAACACTAGTACTATcaacaaaaagaagaatttgcattttacaCATTTCAAACAAATCCTCTACAAAGTCCTACCAGTTGCTACAAAGAATACCTGAAAAATATTAGGCTAAACTCTCTCTTTTCCACTTCCATCAATAGTtcctgcacctgggaaaaaatgcctttctgtATTGTGGGCATAGCAAACCAATATTTCTCTAGTGGAAGCAATCATTCTGCTTagtttaattactttttaaacagCACTTCCACACAGATCAGTTTAACTTTCATGGAGAAATCAACAAGCATCAGCTTTCCTGAGTTGAtgaagcaggaaataaaatcagaactaGATCTGTCCCATGTTCAGTATTGTTAATCCGACATAATGAACAACATGGACCTTGCAAACAACAGATAATCAGTGCCACCAgcatttttgtgggttttggttgtttttttcttgcttaggTCACTACCTAAGGAAAGGTGCGATTACAGTAGACTTGCACAAAACTACTTTTCCCTGCAATTTTTGACCCAGCTGAAAAGAACTGTGAACAGATCCTTAAGATTAAGTTCAGTAACACTGAAACCACGGACTATGTAAAAAAGGCTTCCTCTCAGAGGAAAACCGTACAAGAGCTCAGTAGAGCCCCTGTGTTTTGTACCAGCTCATCAGTCACAGGGACAGTCAGCTGCCACTCTCTGCTCACCTGGACAATGGCAGAAAAGGCTGAAGTAGAAGGtactgcaagaagaaaaacagaaggacCTGGAAAAGTCTACGTAAAGGGTGGGGAAAGGAACATAAGGACACCAGCCAACAGAGAAAGTCCAACTCGATTATCTAGTGCCTCTAGAACTTGTTCCTCTAGAGCTACTTGCCAAGCAGCATTCTCCCTGCTTGATTTTTCATGTGCATAGAGATTTCAGGAGGATGTTGTAAGTAAGCATTTACCTTCTTGATGTGAGCAGCAATGTCCTTCTCAATGTTGTACTTCTCTAAGGCCTGAGTAGCACACTCCACAGCGTCTTGCTGCATCTCTTCGGACATGTCCGCATTCTTGATCACTGCCTTTCGATCACTCATGGTTACCTgtaataaacaaagaaaagcattcaAAGTCGCAGGAGCAGCTACCTGCCAGGATCCCCTGCCGAGCAGTCACACGGGTATCCCTGTTCCCAACGGGGTTTCAGCGCCCACGCTGTGCCCACAGCCGTGGCTCTGCAGCGGTTTTGCCGGGGGCGCCCGAGGCGCAGGCACAGCCTGTGCTCAGAGCCAGAGCAACGGGGCCTGAACGGCCCGGTCCCACCAAGCACCGGCTGCCCAGGCACGGAGCCGCACAGGCACCGCCGGACCGGCGTCAAACCCCGCCGGACACCGCcgccctcccagcccctctcagcTCAGCTCGGCTCGGCACGGCCCGGTGCAGGCCGGCGGCCCCGGGAGAGGGCGCAGCCGCTCCAGCGCCCGGCCCCGACGGCCTTTCCCTGCCCAGGGATGGCGAACGAAGCCCGGCACCCCCCGCCAAGGCCTCGGAGCCCCGCGCGGCTCCGGAGAAGGCTCCCGCCTGCAGCTCCCGGCGATGCGGGAGAGGGGGCGCAGCCGCTGGGGAAGAGCCCTGGCACGGGCAGGGCACCAGCCGCCCAGCCTCAGCCTTCCCGGCACCTGAGTGGGACCCGGCCCCTCTCGGGAGCTGCCCCACCCCAGTGTTCGAAGCCCTCGCGCCGCTCCCCTCACCGTTCAGCGGGTGCCGCGAGACCGGCCGTGTGCGGAACGGAGCGGGCGGGGCACACAGTGAGGCGAACACGCAGCTCGCTCTGCCGCCGCGTCGGTTTAACCGACCCGCGCGCACCACCGTCGCCTCcgagcacccccagccccacccaCTCCGTACTGACCGCTAGCCATTGGTCACCGCCACCACCCCCCCCGAGCGCTCATTGGCTAGGAAACGGCGCTCTCGTAGCATTTTACTGCAGCAGTTTCTTTCAGCCCGGCATGCTTTGCGCCCGCACCCGTTCCCATAGCGACAGGTGGCATTGGAGACGGAGGCCGACACCCGGGCTCGGCGGCAGCGAGGCCTCAGAGGCGGCCCCGGATCCCTCAGAGCCTCTGCTGGGGCGAGCCCAGGGCATGGCGGGTCCACAGCATTCTGCCTGTGGGGATGCCTGGGCTGATTGCTCTCAGGCAATGCGCAGCCTCTGCTTGgccttcccctttctttcctcacTGCTGAGCTGCCTGAACATGGCGGGTTGCTGGCATCTGTACAGCAGCCTGTCACTACAGCATGAGAGAGGCTCTCCTGGTCACTTCTCTGGTAGGCAAAGATTGTTTCTCCCTATAGCTGAGGcagacaaaacaagaaaaaaataaaccaaccaaaccccccaaaaaaccgTATGTGATGCTTTGCAAGGCATCCTGCTCCAAAGAAcatagagcagaaaaaaatccaaatttcaggttttgcttAATTCTGCAGAAAGATACGGGAAAATCATGGTAGGGTCAGATGAAGGCGCTAATAAGTCTCAATGTGGAAGGAAGATCTTGGCAAGGAAGACCAACTCATGCTCAGGGAATGCAGTGTCAGGTCTGATTTCTCAATGGTGTGATGTAATTTCATTGTACCTACAAAGCTGACAGCATTTCTGGATGACTCAAATAATGCGATAAGCAGGGCAgctgttgcaaaaaaaatagcagaaaacatCCCTAATTTGTACTACTGATCCTACCAGGACTCAGGAACAACCTTCCACTGCTCCCCTCAGTTCATAGAATGAttaaatggtttgggttggaagggaactcaaagatcatctagttccaaccctcctgctgtgggcagggacaccctccactactTTGCATTAAATGTTAGTGTCAATGGGACAGGAGATTTCAtagcattttaatattaaaaaatcctttaaagaTTGCAAGAGTGATGTATCTAAACATCTGAAAAGAGAGGTTATGAGATTTGTTGCAAAGCTAGGCATTGAAATGAAATGTCTACATGTATATATGGCCTGCAAATTCTTTTTGTACTTAGCAGGGCTCATTTCAGGCACTTAAACAAAGGTGTCTATGACTAAATGATATGCACAAGGTTATTCCATTTGGTCTCCAGCTGCCATTTCAAAAGGTTAGAGAGTAACTAGTAGGTCCGCTCTAAGAGCAGCGCTCACATCAGAACCCACAAACCAACCCTCTCCCCTACTCCCCACGAGGTTTTACTTTAGCCGgcaaactgcaaaattaaaagccTAAAGAAGccagagaaaattatttgcaaaattactgaaatatgCTGCATGAGGTGTGCTGGATTTGGGTGGGGCTTTTTGGGTTAGGgtttattcttttccttgtcACATATATCCTACCAGGTCGGTTTCAGCCCCGCGCACAAGCAGCCGGTAGCACTGGGGTGTTTGGCGGCTGTTCCAGGCTGTGGAGAACCCGCAGCTCCTGCCGGGGCCGGTACAGCCTTCGGTATAAATACCCAGCGTAGGGGCGGGCCCTGATCCCCCCATTTCTCGGGGCCAGGGCCGAGTATGGAGACTGGCCACAGCCCGCCCCACCTGGGGCCGTCCCGTCCCGCCGGGCCGCCTCCTTCTCCCGCGGGGCCGGTTGGCGGAGCCGCTGggcccggcgcggcgggcggtGCAGAGGTCGTGCCCTTgcaagatggcggcggcggcggcggcggggctctGCCCGTGCCGGGCGCTGCTCGCCTGCCGCGGCGGGGCTCTGCGGGCGCTCTGCGGCTCCGTGCGGGGCCTCGCTGCGGCGCCGGAGACGCATTTCGGTTTCCAGACCGTGACGGAGGcggaaaggagggagaaaagtgAGGGCGGCGGGGTCCGCTATGGAGCAGTGCGGCgccccggggcagggcgggCTGGGACCTAATGGGGCTTCCGGGGAGCTGGCGCCCATCGGTTGTGGGGGCTAAGGGGTGGTGCAGATGTGCTTGGAGCTGGGCCGTTGGTAGTATCAGTGTTGTGCCAGCTCGATTCTTCCCCCTCAGCTCTGGAAGGGTTACGGCAAGAGGCTGTGTTTCTCCAGAGACGTTTGTCAGGCAACAGGCTCAGTAGGATTCCATCGTATTTCTTGTAAGGAGTTTTCAGGTGGTATTTTTGCAGTTCCGCATGGTGGCAGACCATCATGAGGAAATAAAGGACATATTTTACTTCAACAGGAGCATTTTCTAAGTAAATTGCATCTCATTCTTGCGTCCTTTCTTTGCAGTTTACAAGGTCTTTGAAAGTGTGGCCAAGAAATATGATGTAATGAACGATTCGATGACTCTAGGGATTCATCGAGTGTGGAAGGATATCCTCGTGCATAAAATGAACCCTTCCCCGGGAACACTTCTTCTTGATGTTGCTGGAGGAACAGGTAAATAATTTTGGTGAGTTCCACATGAACATGCCATGCTGTTTTTGAACTGAGTCTGCTCAGAATTAAGTTGCctacccttttttctttttcctcagttccctgtttttaaaactggtGAAGCATCCACTTGATTTCCACAGATAAGGGTTGAGAGCTaacttctttgtattttgtaatGTCTTGCTCCAGGACTCTGAAAGAGTTGTAGTAGTGCTATGATATGTTACGGAAGACTGTTTCCATTTATAGGAAGTCATGGactctttgtttttaatgtgttccctttatatatttatgtgtgtatatatacacacatactctctctgtctctctatACTCTGtgtgtcatttttatttttatatgtgtaaatataaaaatatatataaattaacTCAGTTTGATGTTCAAAGCCTTATGTTCCGATTTCCTGGAGtccaaaaacatttcaaaacatgtatctttcttttaaaataaatgcaggtgACATCGCCTTTCGATTTATTAATTATGTTCGCTCTGTGCGAGAACGCCAGCTCCAGCAGAAGCTTAAGCACCATCAGAATTTATCATGGCAGGAAATTTCTGAGAGTTACCAGGAAGACAAGTCTAAGTCGCTAGGGGATTCCCAAGTGGTGGTCTGTGACATTaacaaagaaatgttaaaagttGGGAAGCAGAAAGCACAGCATCTTGGCTACTCAGAAGGTAAGTCATGCATTGTACCATTTCAGTGGCGTGCCTGATAGCAAGAATTTGATGCATGATAGCCATCACGTAATCACCACTTCAAGATTACAATATACACTATATAGCCGTGGCGTATATTATAGCTGTGTGCGCATATTTGCCAATGTTGAGTTACTTTTTCAGTGAGCATGTATGTAGTATGTTGTTAAGATGTACAGTGGTCTCTTGAATAATACTTGaactttcagaaatacatgTATGGAAGTGTCCATGAGGTCTGATACCCGGCTATCCTTCAAAATTGGTTAAATAACCTAAACCCGCTGCTTATATCTGTGCAAATGAATCTGATTTTACTAAGGCAGATAACGCAAAAGAGCTCAACCCTAGAATGATTACATTAAAGATCTTATAATGGGAATTTTAAGAATCAaggcagcaaataaaaaatgcaagaacTAAACTGTGTTGTGAACCTATAAAAATTTCCACAGTTAGAGCATATGCTAATAATACTCAGAGAAACTGAATTATATTAAATGTTAGTTTGCAGGTCAATGGATTAATTCACTGATATCTAGAATTTGTTGGGGACTGCGCCAATCCTGATCGAAAAGCCTGATTTTAAGAAGTAAGACATAGAGAAAGAAGTTCCGCTTGTGGCTCAGCGTTTGTATGATAGTTGTTTATCCTCTGTTCATTTATGAATATTTGGCAAATATTTTAGCAATTGGAGGTTCCCAAACTTTGTTTGCCTGTGTACAACCATTAGGTatgccctgggcagcctctgtATATGTGTTACAAGATCTCCTGCATGTCCTTTAACTGCACCCTGCTCCCACACCTCCATTGGGATTTCAGCCTACAAATTGTGTAGGCTGAAGGACATACAGAACAGCTCAGTAGCACAAAGGGACTGAAAGATAAGCTACTGGCATAGGTTCTCTCAGCTGCTCTTGCTCCCTGCTGGTGGGTTACCTCAGGCCGttgcctgcctgcctcttctttaaaaaacacactaATTGTGAAAGCATTGGTTCTTCCAGCTCTGGCAGACTGCTTGCATTGTGCTCGTCTTAGCAGCTTGTAAGCCTGTCCAGAGCTCTTTTTATGCATCATAGATTGGGAACACCTGAACTGTACAAACATTGTAAGTATAAAAGCTTTATGACTGTAGCTTAGGACCTGAAATAAAGCTTGATGCTGCCTCCTAGCTCCTATCAAGAAATCATTTTGTTTAATTGGCTGCactttttagatatttttgtgACATCAAATTCTCAAAATTAgtatttacagtttttaattttcttcctctgtacaTTATAGCTGTAGAAGCCCAACTGTTGTCTTGTTGCCTGGATTGCCTTATGCCCCATTGTGCCACAATTCTGACTTCTTACTCTTTTTCACTCCCTTGTTCAGCACATATCCATTTAATATGTCCTACCTTCTGGTTTTCATGCAATTCCTCCCTGTGGTAGTAATCTCATTTCTGAGCTTACTTATCTGTTGGTTGTTTGAGGtctatggtttttttttcttaaaatcgTAAGGAGTTGTCTTTCCCTATTTTCCGATGTACATTCACCAACAGTGGAGGTTGTGcatgctgaaaagaaacacGTGTTGCACAATCTCTGATTCTGCATTTTGGCCGGCTGGAGTGGTAGGCTGCACTGCACATGCCCCAGTTCCTCTCATTGCACACCAACAGCCCCTTTTCTGTATCCACTTACAAACTCCTGGCCTGTAATTTTACCACAGTGTATTCTGAGGGACAGTTTTGCTGTTGCTCAAAACCTTTTCTTGATGCTCACTTCTTATGTGTCTTTTCAAACTGTCTACCATTAAATAACGCTAATAATTGCTGCTTCAATAATGTGTGCTGCTTTGCATACAATACTTTCTGCaactataaatacatatattttgtaaaaacagaatttgaacGTCTCCTGGCAACAACTGTTGTTTTCTGCtatgttttgctttcctccatGTCACTTTTTAGCATACTGCTCTTTGAAACTGCTGATCTCTGTTGCAGAAGACTCCTGTGGTTTTTctgttagtatttttatttggcaCTTGAGTCACCAAACCCAGTGACTTTAAGAACTATTAATTCTTAATTGAGCAGTCTTATTTTTGGTACAAATAACCTGAACATCCACATAGAGACATGGCCTTGATCCATTGGGGTTTGGGAAGCAACGCAGCTGCAACAGGATCACATACTGATAGTGCTGATGGAAGGAGTGTGGCTTTTCATGTTCCTCAATCTATGGAAGCTttctagaaaaatgttttaaatgtcttgGCCATTGTTGCATGGCAAGACATTAATCATTGTTTATAGTTAGTCTTTGAGCAGAGATTCTCTTTTTGCAACTTTGCTACAACCAAATGGCAGCCAGTTTCTGGAAGCCAGTTGCATTCCACTACGACGCAAGATTTGGGTGAAATCTTGGCAGACTGAGGCACTGCAagcaaaatgtgtgtgtatttgtagAAGAATGTTTTGGCTGATctgcaaaattaattactttgctTGGAAGACAGCTGTATAGTACAGGGTCTTGAAAGGTTTGTGAGTATAGACTAAGGTGTCTTTCCGccaacaaaaatgcaaaattgaagtattatttttaaatatt contains the following coding sequences:
- the LOC104641864 gene encoding dynein light chain 2, cytoplasmic codes for the protein MGDQTAMIKDMDMSEEVQQDAVECAILAIEKYNVEREIAALIKREFEKKYSPTWRCSVGRKFGSCVSHETKHVTFFPMRGVNMFV
- the LOC104642699 gene encoding dynein light chain 1, cytoplasmic-like, which produces MSDRKAVIKNADMSEEMQQDAVECATQALEKYNIEKDIAAHIKKEFDKKYNPTWHCIVGRNFGSYVTHETKHFIYFYLGQVAILLFKSG
- the COQ5 gene encoding 2-methoxy-6-polyprenyl-1,4-benzoquinol methylase, mitochondrial isoform X1 — translated: MAGPQHSACGDAWADCSQAMRSLCLAFPFLSSLLSCLNMAGCWHLYSSLSLQHERGSPGHFSVYKVFESVAKKYDVMNDSMTLGIHRVWKDILVHKMNPSPGTLLLDVAGGTGDIAFRFINYVRSVRERQLQQKLKHHQNLSWQEISESYQEDKSKSLGDSQVVVCDINKEMLKVGKQKAQHLGYSEGLSWVLGNAEELPFDDDKFDVYTIAFGIRNVTRIDLALQEAYRVLKPGGRFLCLEFSHVSNPLLSRLYDLYSFQVIPVLGEVIAGDWKSYQYLVESIRRFPPQEEFKAMIEDAGFFKVDYQNLNLGIVAIHSGFKL
- the COQ5 gene encoding 2-methoxy-6-polyprenyl-1,4-benzoquinol methylase, mitochondrial isoform X2, with protein sequence MAAAAAAGLCPCRALLACRGGALRALCGSVRGLAAAPETHFGFQTVTEAERREKIYKVFESVAKKYDVMNDSMTLGIHRVWKDILVHKMNPSPGTLLLDVAGGTGDIAFRFINYVRSVRERQLQQKLKHHQNLSWQEISESYQEDKSKSLGDSQVVVCDINKEMLKVGKQKAQHLGYSEGLSWVLGNAEELPFDDDKFDVYTIAFGIRNVTRIDLALQEAYRVLKPGGRFLCLEFSHVSNPLLSRLYDLYSFQVIPVLGEVIAGDWKSYQYLVESIRRFPPQEEFKAMIEDAGFFKVDYQNLNLGIVAIHSGFKL